The Ignicoccus hospitalis KIN4/I genome includes the window GGAGGGACCTCGGTGTACGCGCTAGTTGGCGCCAAGGGGCAGTGTTCTGAGGTCCGGGCCCCCAAGATCTTGAGGGACGTCGTGAGCAGGGCGAAGACCTACAAAATTCAGGTTATCAAGAAAATAAAGAACGCCCCGAAGAAGGTGACGTACGAGGACGGGTACTTGAAGTTCCTCTGTGAAAAGGAATGTTCCTTCGTCGTTAAGGCGTGGGCCCTCACGGGCGTTCCAGTAACCCCATTCGTTACTGACGTAGATATCGTTACCAATATGAAAAACGTGTTTACGTTTAATATAAAGGCGACCAAGGTGAGGGAGAGAGGAGGGGTGCTGGGCCTCCAGAACTTGGGCTCCGCCGTAGCGATAGACGTACGCACCTTTGACCCTTTGTCCAACTTCAAGGCTCTCTTAGTGGAACCCTTGTCCGCCCCGCGCCGCTCCTTCTACGCTTACTTCCCCGACGGGAGCCTCTACTTGGTGGGCCCGGACGTCAAGGAAAGAATAGCCGTCGTGAGGGACTTGATGGACGTGGTTTCGTTTCCCTACGGTTACTTGACTTCTATAATAAGGAAGGACAAAGTAGACGTGATCTCTAAGAGGAAGGGAACGTGGACCATTTTGAAGAGGGTCGAAGGAGCTGCCAAGAGTGCGGAGTGGTGCTTGGTTGACTCAACTCCCGCTCTAGCAATTTACTACGAGGACCACATATCGCTCGTCACCCTCCGGGAGGAGATAATAAACATAGCCGTAGAGGGGTGGAGGGCCGCCTCCTTGTCCCCGAACGCGGAGCTGTTGCTCTTGTCCACGGGAGAGGGCGTGAAGTTAATAGACTTAAACAGCGGGGAGAAGTTAAAGGAGTTCAAGCTAAAGGGGGTGGAGCTGATCTCTTGGTCGCCCTACTCCGACTTCGCCGCGCTGTGCTCCAAGGAGGCGTGTTGGATATATTCAAACTTGAGCAAGGAGATAGCTACAGTTAGGAAAGTAAGCAACGCAACCTCCGTCTGGTGGAGCCCTTCTACGTATAACTTGTACGTGGCGAGGGGGAACAAGCTGGAGATAACATTCTTCGACCCGCCCGGGGTCAAGGCCACGCTCTTAGTAGCTCGTCGCCCCATTCTTCGAGAAACTTCCCGAGAGCGTACTTGACGTCCGTCATCCCCTCGCCTTCGTAGCTCTTAGCTATAGCTAAGGCCTTCTCTAAGGCTTCGTCTATCTTGCCCTCCCTCACCATCTCGATTATGTCCCTCTGCAACATCACGTACCAGTAGAGCCCGAACCTCCTCTTGGGGTCGTCTATGAGTTCCTTGAGCTCTCGCTTGAACCTCCTGGCAAACTCGTTTATCCTCTTGAAGAATTCGTTGCTCTTCAAGCACCTCTCAATTAGTGCGAGCGCCACGTGAGCGGCGACGCCGGAGGCCCCCTCGCTGGTCACCGCTATCCTTATCCCGTCCACCTCCGCCTCGAAGGGCACGTGGACGTCGCTGCGGGAGGCCTCGGTGGCGTCGTTGACCAGTTTCCCCATCTCCTTAGCAATTCTAAATATCTTGTCGTTCACCTCTTTATTGTTTGTCGCTATTACAACTATGTCGGCGTCCTCAATGAGCTTCCTTATTTCATCTTCCCTCTCTAGGTCGGACTTAACCAGTTCTACGTTCAAATAATAAAGGTCCTCACTGAACTCCTTAGCGACGACCCTCACCCGCGCTCCCGCGTTGGCAAACTTCTGCGCCCTCCTGGTGCCCACCTTGCCCCCTCCGAACACGACTACAGTGAGCTTCGAGGCCTCGACGTACAGCGGCACGCGCATCCTTTCATCAATAGCCTCTGGCCTCGCGCGCAAATTTAACGTGTTCCTCTGATGTATCCGGGCTATTGCCGAACAGAGCGTTAGACACCGACCTTTAAGGGGCGGCTCGAATTAACGCTCGGGGTCTAACGTGCAGACCGCAGTTCAACTCCCCAAGCCCAAGCCCTCCGAGGAGGAGCTCGAGCTCTACCTCGCGGAGGCGGCCTTGAGCTATAGGTGAAGTCGTCCCCGAGGGTCAGAGAGTTTGTTGGACGACAAGACGAGGGTTAAGCTCAGCAAGAAGATGACCTACCTCTTGAGGCACAAGGAGGGCTTCGTGGACCCGGAGGGGTGGGCCAGCCTGGACTCCCTCGTACGCGAGTTGAGGAAGTTTTTCCCGTGGGTCTCGAAGGAACACGTGCTAGAGGTCATTTCCAAGGACGACAAGGGGCGATACGAGCTGAGGGGCGACAAGGTGAGGGCGAGGTACGGACACACGGTGAAGTACGTCAGGCCGACCTTGGAGGAGTCCTACGAAACACTACTCTACCACGGAACCTCTTGCGAGGCCGCGAGGGCCATACTCAAGGAGGGCATAAAACCTATGAAGAGGAACTTCGTCCACCTCACCACCAGCTTAGAGGAGGCTATAGAGAACGCGAGGAGGAAGGGTAAGTGCATAAAGGTCTTGATTGTGGACGGGGAGTGCTTGAGGAAGAGAGGAATAAAAATCTACAAGGCAGGGAAGCACGTAAGGGTGTGCAGCTACGTCCCGCCCGAGTGCGTGGTGGGAGAGGCTTGAGCGCCTCCCCTACGACTGGCTGAAGGACAGGGAACCCTTCTCAAACTTGAGGGTTGAGGGGCCCGTAATAGTTAGGATGGACGGCGTTAGCTTCGGGAAGTACTCCAAGCTGTTGGGCAAGCATAGAGACGAAAGGCTTCACAACGCCTTGGTCTCGTCCGCCAAGGAGTTGGTGGAGTACTACTCTTGCGACTCCGCTTACGTCTCCAGCGACGAGGTGAGCGTCTACTGCAAGCTCCCTCCCTTCGGGGGGAGGGTGGAGAAGCTGGTCTCCGTGTTCTCCTCCTTCTTGGGTTCCCACTTCTCCGTGAAGGTGAGTCCCCTCCCGCCGGGGTGGTTCGACGGCCGCGTGGTCTTGGCGGGCGACTGGAAGGCCTACGTTATGTGGAGGCTTAAGGTGACCGTGTGCAACTACGCCTCCTCCGTCGCGAGGAAGCCTTGTTCCCAAGCCTTGAAGGAGGTCCGCTTGCCCCCGGAGGCCTTCGGCACCCTCTTGGAGAGGGTCGAGGTGCTGAAGAAAGGCTACACCCGCTGACGGGGGAGGAGGTCACCGTAACTAGGAGGGTACTCAAGGAGTTCCGGGGGGAAGGGGTGTTGAGGCGCTTGGGCCTCACTCCTTCCTGAGCACCGCCACGTCGCCCAAGGTGAGCTCCGCGGGGCCTTGGAACTTGGGGGCCTCGCTCTCCTCGTACTCTACCTTCTTCACCAGCTCCACCCCCAGCACCCTCTCCAGCTTCCTCGCGAGCTCCAAGTCCGGCTCCAAGCGCCCTAGTTCTATCCTCTTGATCACGGTCTCGTGCTCCCCGACCTTCATGCCCAGCTCCCTCCTGCTCAGCCCCAAGCGCTCCCTAGCCTTCCGAACCCTCTCGGCGTAGTCCTCCACCACTACGTACTCAACGACCTTCTTGGTCTTGGGTTTCGGAGCGGCCTTCCGCTCCTTCTTGGGGAGAGGAGCGACCTTGGCCTTGACGGAGCGGAAGCAAGACTCGCAGAGCACCATTTCCGCGCCCTCTATGTAGACCCGGTACGCCTTGCCGTAGATGGGCCTCCCGCACATCTCACAATATAGGACGTTGCCCTTCATGAGGTTCGTGACCCTTCTAGCCTTCTCCTAAACTTAGATTTTAAGTTTTAGCGCCCGCTGGTCGCGACGAGCGCCTTAGACTTGAGCTGCTCGTAGTACTTCTTGTTGTATATGCACCCCGGGTCCGGGGCCAAGGGGTCGTTGAAGTACCCGTAGGCCCTAGCCCTACAACCACCACATATCTCGCGGTAGGGACAAGTCCTACAGAAGCCCCACAAGTTGTTCCTGTCCCTCAGCTTCTGGAACAGCTCGCTGGTCTCCCATATCTCCCTGAAGTCCTTCTCCCTTACGTTGCCCATGGGGACCGGGAGGAACACGCACGGGGTTACGGTGCCCTCCGGCTCCAAGGCCGCGTAGATCCTCCCCGCGCCGCAGCCTCCCACGAACTCCGCCAAGGCGCTTATCACCTTATCCATGTCCAGTTCCTCAGGCTTGCCGACGTACATGTGGGTGGGGGCCACTATCCCTAGGCCCGCTTGTAAGCAGACCCTCCCGAACTGGGGGGCGGTGCTCACTATCTCCAAGTTCCTCCTCTTCATCTCTAGGGCTATCTTTTTCAAGAACTCCTCCCTCTCTTCGGGACTCAAGTCCAAATCGATTATCTCCTTACCTCTTCCAGTTGGTACGAAGTTGAAGAAGACCACCCTCTTTATTCCTATCTCTTCCGCCAAGTCCAATATATCGTCTACCTCGTCCACGTTCAGCCTAGTTACAGTAGTTGCCATTGCCGCGTTCATCCCCAGCTCGGCCGCATTCTTCAGCGCCTTAACGGCCCTCTTCCAGCTCCCGGGGATCCCCCTGAACTCGTCGTGCTTCTTCGGGTCCGCCGAGTCCACGGAGACTTCCACGTACCTAACCCCGGCCCTCTTCGCCTTCTCGGCCATCCTCTTGTCCGCGAGGAGCCAGCCGTTGGTGGCCACCGCGACGTATATGAAGCGGTCGCTCAGCTCCTTGACTACCCTCCAGAAGTGAGGGTGTATGGTGGGCTCGCCGCCGCTCAAGGCTACGGCCGCCACCCCCGCGCGGTCCAACTGCTCTACTACGTTCAACTTCTCCTCCAAGGTTAACTCGTTGGGTAGGGGCTTGTCGGCCCTCTGGTAGCAGTGCTTGCAGCGCAAGTTACACATGTTGGTGAAGTTCCAGACCACCAAGAAGGGCGCGGGGAACTTCTGGGGCACCGAGACGCCGTAGAGGGCCAAGCCCTCTAGGACCAGTGCCAGCCCCCTCCTCACGGCCGGGTCGGACAGAGCTGCCTTGACCTCCTCTTCCTTTACCTTGAACAGCTTAGCAATTGTGGATATCGTAAACTTTATGAAGCTTTTCGTTAAGATGGCCGAAGGACAGCTCACCTTCTCCCCGGCGTACTCCGCCATTGCGAAGAAAGACACCCTCTCGGTGACCGTCCTTCCGCCTATCTCGCACGTGACCCTCTTGGAGGCCTTGCGCAACAAGGTCCTAGTCAGCGGGTTGTTGAAGGTCGCTCTGAGGCCGGCAAGGAACGCTCCCATTCCGGAAGTCATTGAACCACCGCTCTCTAAATCCAAGAACTCTAAATAAGTAAGTGGGATAAGGTTTTCTAACGAGACAGCCGACACTCAAAACCCTTGGACGCCGGAGGCGTAGGACGAGAGTGTCGAAGGCATGTCTTGGCTCCTGCTGAGGCCCGACTCGGTGGCGGTGTGGAAGGACCCGGCGGTGAACGAGAGGCTGAGCTGGTATAAAGACGTAATGTTGAACCGCGCCCAAGCTAAGTTCTTGATAGCGAAGTCTATAGCCGCCGAGGCGAGGCCGGAGGAGCTGAGCGAGAGGGAGCTCTGGGAGCTTCACTCGACGCTGAGGGAAGAGTTCGAGAGGAGGTGGGAAGAGGCCAAGAGGGGGAAGTGGTTTAAAGAGGTGAAGAACAATTTCTTAGACGTCAAGGTGGAGCTCGCTAAGAGGCTCTTGGGGCCCCCTTGTAGGCTGTGCGAGAGGCGCTGCCCGGTGGACCGGAGGAAGGCCAGGGGAGCTTGCTTGGTGGACCACAAGGCCTACGTCCACTCGGCCTTCCTCCACTTAGGAGAGGAGGCCCCCTTAGTCCCCTCCGGCACGATCTTCTACGGCGGCTGTCCGTTCAAGTGCGTGTTCTGCCAGAACTGGGACATAAGCCAAGAGAGGCCTACCGAGGCCCCGGCGCTGGGCCCGGAGGAGCTGGCGAGGGTCCAAGAGAGGCTCCGGCGCGAGGGGGCGAGGAACGTGAACCACGTCGGGGGAGACCCCATCCCGAGTGCCCACATCATAATTGAGAGCTTAAAGTACTTGAAGGTCAACGTTCCCCAACTTTGGAACAGCAACATGTACATGACGGAGGAGCTGTTAGAGCTGTTGTTAGATATAATAGACATCTGGCTCCCGGACTTCAAGTACTGGGACGACCGCTGCGCGTGGAGGCTGAGCGGCGTGAGGAGGTATAGGGAAGTGGTGACCAGGAACATATACAAGGCCGCCCAGAAGGGCGACATGATAATAAGGCACTTGGTTATGCCCAATCACTTAGAGTGCGATACGTTCCCGATACTCGAGTGGATAGCCGAGAACGTTAAGGATAAAGTATTAGTCAACATAATGGAGCAGTACCGCCCGGAGTACTTGGTGCTCAAGTTCCCCCAGCGTTGGCCAGACATAGCGAGGCCGGTGAGCGCGGAGGAGGTAGAGGCCGCCCGCAAGAGGGCCGACGAGCTGGGGATAGTGTGGAGGCCCGTCAGCTGAGGGAGCGCAAGAACTCGACCACGTGCCTCCTGACCAGCTCCTTCTCGGCCTCCGTAACCGGCTTGTGACCCATCCCGTCCACCACTACCAAGTGACACTCCTTGACCTTTTCGCAGAACTCCAAGCTCTGCTCTAAGGGCACCACCTTGTCCTCTGTCCCGTGTATTACGAGGATTGGAGCTTTGAACTCCATGTTTATGGGGCTCAGCTCTATCATAACCTCCTCGTCAACTTGGCTGGTTATGTCTTCGTATATCTTCGGAAACTTCTCTTTCAAGTGAGCGAGCTGCTTCCTCAAGTTCGTCGGAGGGGCGACCGCGACCGCGGGCCTCCCCTTGGAGGCGGAGTGCAAGAGGGCCAAGGCGCCCCCCATGCTGTGGCCCCCGTAAACGTCCGCCTCCAACTCCTTGGTGGCCTCCCAAGCCTTCGCTAGGACGCTGGGGAGCGTCGGAACTATCACTTCATCGGCGACTTCCTTGAAAGCCTTCACAAGCCACTTTATCCTGGTGGGCGAGGAGCCGTAGCCGTGGAACACAGCCGCCTTCACTCACCGCGCCCGCCGGGGGGCTGGCGAGTACAATATAACGTTTTGTCGTAGCCGACCGCTGGGACCCAAGCCTTGAGCGTTACCCTAGCGGTCGGGGGAGGAGGGAGGGAAACCGAAGAGTTCATCAAGAACTTCATACTTCCCTTGTTCAAGATAAGGAGCTTGGGGAGCGTGGGCCTGGACGACTTGGAGGACGGGGCCGCGGTCCCCATAGGGGACAACAAGTACTTAGTGGTCTCCGTGGACAGCTATACTGTCAGCCCCCCGTTCTTCCCTGGGGGCGACATAGGCAAGCTCGCCGCTACGGGCTCCCTCAACGACGTCGCAGTAATGGGCGCAGAGCCCAAAGCGCTTATGGACGCCATAATAGTTGAGGAGGGGTTCAAGTTAAGCGACTTAAAGACGATATTGAAATCTATGTCCGAAGTTACGAACTCCCTAAACGTGGCGCTGCTCGGAGGGGACACTAAGGTCATGCCAAAGGGCAGCGTAGATAAAATAGTCATCTCGACCGTCGGTATAGGGATAGCAGAAGGACCCTTGCTGACCTTAGACCGGGGGGAGCCGGGGGACAAGGTCCTAGTCACCGGGCCGGTGGGCGACCACGGCGCCACCATCCTCGCCCTCCAGTTCGGCCTACAAGTGAAGACGCTGAAGAGCGACGTCAGGCCGGTGTGGCCAGC containing:
- the hypE gene encoding hydrogenase expression/formation protein HypE, with the protein product MSVTLAVGGGGRETEEFIKNFILPLFKIRSLGSVGLDDLEDGAAVPIGDNKYLVVSVDSYTVSPPFFPGGDIGKLAATGSLNDVAVMGAEPKALMDAIIVEEGFKLSDLKTILKSMSEVTNSLNVALLGGDTKVMPKGSVDKIVISTVGIGIAEGPLLTLDRGEPGDKVLVTGPVGDHGATILALQFGLQVKTLKSDVRPVWPAVKALREALGEDLKAAKDPTRGGLAMALNELAERSKTTVYVEEARVPIREAVKEYAEMLGVEPLALASEGQAVFVVKGDRAEEALEVLRKAGFEEAAIIGELRKGKPGYVISRTPVGGLRLLEKPSGELVPRIC
- a CDS encoding radical SAM/SPASM domain-containing protein translates to MTSGMGAFLAGLRATFNNPLTRTLLRKASKRVTCEIGGRTVTERVSFFAMAEYAGEKVSCPSAILTKSFIKFTISTIAKLFKVKEEEVKAALSDPAVRRGLALVLEGLALYGVSVPQKFPAPFLVVWNFTNMCNLRCKHCYQRADKPLPNELTLEEKLNVVEQLDRAGVAAVALSGGEPTIHPHFWRVVKELSDRFIYVAVATNGWLLADKRMAEKAKRAGVRYVEVSVDSADPKKHDEFRGIPGSWKRAVKALKNAAELGMNAAMATTVTRLNVDEVDDILDLAEEIGIKRVVFFNFVPTGRGKEIIDLDLSPEEREEFLKKIALEMKRRNLEIVSTAPQFGRVCLQAGLGIVAPTHMYVGKPEELDMDKVISALAEFVGGCGAGRIYAALEPEGTVTPCVFLPVPMGNVREKDFREIWETSELFQKLRDRNNLWGFCRTCPYREICGGCRARAYGYFNDPLAPDPGCIYNKKYYEQLKSKALVATSGR
- a CDS encoding radical SAM protein → MSWLLLRPDSVAVWKDPAVNERLSWYKDVMLNRAQAKFLIAKSIAAEARPEELSERELWELHSTLREEFERRWEEAKRGKWFKEVKNNFLDVKVELAKRLLGPPCRLCERRCPVDRRKARGACLVDHKAYVHSAFLHLGEEAPLVPSGTIFYGGCPFKCVFCQNWDISQERPTEAPALGPEELARVQERLRREGARNVNHVGGDPIPSAHIIIESLKYLKVNVPQLWNSNMYMTEELLELLLDIIDIWLPDFKYWDDRCAWRLSGVRRYREVVTRNIYKAAQKGDMIIRHLVMPNHLECDTFPILEWIAENVKDKVLVNIMEQYRPEYLVLKFPQRWPDIARPVSAEEVEAARKRADELGIVWRPVS
- a CDS encoding multiprotein bridging factor aMBF1 — its product is MKGNVLYCEMCGRPIYGKAYRVYIEGAEMVLCESCFRSVKAKVAPLPKKERKAAPKPKTKKVVEYVVVEDYAERVRKARERLGLSRRELGMKVGEHETVIKRIELGRLEPDLELARKLERVLGVELVKKVEYEESEAPKFQGPAELTLGDVAVLRKE
- a CDS encoding tRNA(His) guanylyltransferase Thg1 family protein, which gives rise to MKDREPFSNLRVEGPVIVRMDGVSFGKYSKLLGKHRDERLHNALVSSAKELVEYYSCDSAYVSSDEVSVYCKLPPFGGRVEKLVSVFSSFLGSHFSVKVSPLPPGWFDGRVVLAGDWKAYVMWRLKVTVCNYASSVARKPCSQALKEVRLPPEAFGTLLERVEVLKKGYTR
- a CDS encoding RNA 2'-phosphotransferase, with amino-acid sequence MLDDKTRVKLSKKMTYLLRHKEGFVDPEGWASLDSLVRELRKFFPWVSKEHVLEVISKDDKGRYELRGDKVRARYGHTVKYVRPTLEESYETLLYHGTSCEAARAILKEGIKPMKRNFVHLTTSLEEAIENARRKGKCIKVLIVDGECLRKRGIKIYKAGKHVRVCSYVPPECVVGEA
- a CDS encoding precorrin-2 dehydrogenase/sirohydrochlorin ferrochelatase family protein is translated as MRARPEAIDERMRVPLYVEASKLTVVVFGGGKVGTRRAQKFANAGARVRVVAKEFSEDLYYLNVELVKSDLEREDEIRKLIEDADIVVIATNNKEVNDKIFRIAKEMGKLVNDATEASRSDVHVPFEAEVDGIRIAVTSEGASGVAAHVALALIERCLKSNEFFKRINEFARRFKRELKELIDDPKRRFGLYWYVMLQRDIIEMVREGKIDEALEKALAIAKSYEGEGMTDVKYALGKFLEEWGDELLRAWP
- a CDS encoding serine aminopeptidase domain-containing protein, encoding MKAAVFHGYGSSPTRIKWLVKAFKEVADEVIVPTLPSVLAKAWEATKELEADVYGGHSMGGALALLHSASKGRPAVAVAPPTNLRKQLAHLKEKFPKIYEDITSQVDEEVMIELSPINMEFKAPILVIHGTEDKVVPLEQSLEFCEKVKECHLVVVDGMGHKPVTEAEKELVRRHVVEFLRSLS